One segment of Pristis pectinata isolate sPriPec2 chromosome 3, sPriPec2.1.pri, whole genome shotgun sequence DNA contains the following:
- the cep68 gene encoding centrosomal protein of 68 kDa isoform X3: MSSQFGSHSLTSRSKQGVAMQEKNRRYSIPTSGNLSRVERPQRLNAKGTDSLTNEPIRPFSPPSVSQTYRPSGRFDLQVTRPSISPTPPPNNNEIDRPSSRRCLSTPKHNTCLDTSTFSQHLPKRETMLSIQDVKLCKHTSLGQLSNGCHTSADFSTEPLHRKEMLPCISEYWASRIPDYFKAFRDRTLPDWDPDEEYQALLDFTYPLRPLNFTSKDLLDGEDLSCGSCFKDPGIVADGSLLSPANTLTSKSTLTLPAYQTSSSDIANPSWAYNNLRESVAAPRRSSSPLPSCNQPSNLTSPLTLKARLSTKSFLEHSRINKAQLSDSLINSTITSDCTLTNSITDSGFLSKNSSEEFTNHLISGDDSTSFLSTAQILPLNKEWGSDEEYLSLPYKLNELEDLARQLENLSAHLDESADVTGVNVTTRDVDVHDGGAQDILSDLGGSSRDLTQLYRQQGSEPINTCDYSESEDAVMELKKATDFIRKLGRWPGSRLTNQQFPQVTEEKQNGDCLLIHIQNFSTKLEEMVQWLYKVAETTDNWTPPQPEMESIKSSLDVCMAFKNDVNEHRELTESVLKSGEILLKSVIDTTPAMNMVKDDLETKQRELEAAGLERQLSPTEDCKWL; the protein is encoded by the exons GGTGTTGCCATGCAGGAGAAGAATAGAAGATATTCCATCCCAACCTCCGGTAATTTGTCAAGAGTGGAACGACCACAAAGACTGAATGCCAAAGGAACAGACTCCCTGACTAATGAACCAATCCGGCCTTTCTCACCGCCTTCGGTTTCTCAAACATACAGACCCTCTGGTAGATTTGATCTGCAGGTGACGAGGCCCAGCATTTCACCCACGCCGCCTCCCAACAACAATGAGATTGACAGACCGAGCAGTCGAAGGTGCCTGTCCACTCCAAAACACAATACTTGTCTGGATACTTCTACTTTCTCTCAACATTTGCCAAAAAGAGAGACCATGCTAAGCATTCAAGATGTGAAGTTGTGCAAACATACATCATTAGGCCAACTTTCCAATGGATGCCACACCTCTGCTGACTTTAGTACGGAACCCCTGCATAGAAAAGAAATGCTCCCTTGCATATCAGAATACTGGGCATCCAGAATTCCTGATTATTTTAAAGCATTTAGAGATCGGACTTTGCCGGACTGGGATCCTGATGAGGAATATCAGGCCTTGCTTGACTTCACTTATCCCTTAAGACCATTGAATTTTACCTCCAAGGACTTGTTAGATGGTGAAGATCTGTCCTGTGGGTCATGTTTTAAGGATCCGGGCATTGTAGCTGATGGGTCTTTGTTGTCCCCTGCCAATACACTAACATCAAAGAGTACGTTGACCTTGCCTGCTTACCAGACCAGCAGCAGTGACATTGCTAATCCATCCTGGGCCTACAACAACCTCAGAGAATCTGTTGCTGCTCCTCGACGCTCCTCCAGTCCTTTGCCTTCATGTAATCAGCCTTCCAATTTGACTTCTCCTCTGACTTTAAAAGCACGACTATCTACCAAATCTTTTTTGGAACATTCCAGAATCAATAAAGCACAACTTTCTGACAGTTTGATTAACAGTACAATCACATCTGATTGCACATTGACCAATTCTATTACCGATTCTGGTTTTCTGTCCAAGAACTCAAGTGAAGAATTTACCAACCACTTAATATCTGGAGACGACTCCACCAGCTTCTTGTCCACTGCACAGATTCTTCCCTTAAATAAAGAATGGGGGAGCGATGAGGAATACCTGAGCCTTCCATATAAGCTTAATGAGCTCGAGGATTTAGCTCGGCAATTGGAGAATCTCTCTGCTCATTTGGATGAGTCGGCCGATGTGACCGGAGTAAATGTGACAACGAGGGACGTGGACGTTCACGATGGAGGCGCTCAGGACATCCTCTCTGACCTTGGCGGCAGCAGCCGTGACCTCACTCAGTTGTATCGCCAACAAGGAAGTGAGCCCATAAACACATGTGACTATTCAGAGAGTGAAGATGCAGTCATGGAATTGAAAAAGGCCACAGACTTTATAAGGAAGCTTGGCCGGTGGCCTGGCTCACGGTTGACTAATCAGCAATTCCCACAAGTCACTGAGGAGAAGCAAAATGGTGACTGCCTTCTCATCCATATACAG AACTTCAGCACCAAGCTGGAAGAAATGGTGCAGTGGTTGTATAAAGTTGCAGAGACCACAGACAACTGGACCCCACCACAGCCTGAGATGGAAAGCATAAAGTCCTCTCTGGATGTGTGTATG GCTTTTAAGAATGATGTTAATGAACACAGAGAGCTGACTGAATCCGTATTAAAATCTGGAGAAATTCTGCTCAAGTCAGTGATCGATACCACCCCAG CCATGAATATGGTCAAAGATGACCTGGAAACCAAGCAAcgtgaacttgaagctgctggcTTGGAGAGGCAGTTGTCACCG actgaagaTTGCAAGTGGCTTTGA
- the cep68 gene encoding centrosomal protein of 68 kDa isoform X1: MSSQFGSHSLTSRSKQGVAMQEKNRRYSIPTSGNLSRVERPQRLNAKGTDSLTNEPIRPFSPPSVSQTYRPSGRFDLQVTRPSISPTPPPNNNEIDRPSSRRCLSTPKHNTCLDTSTFSQHLPKRETMLSIQDVKLCKHTSLGQLSNGCHTSADFSTEPLHRKEMLPCISEYWASRIPDYFKAFRDRTLPDWDPDEEYQALLDFTYPLRPLNFTSKDLLDGEDLSCGSCFKDPGIVADGSLLSPANTLTSKSTLTLPAYQTSSSDIANPSWAYNNLRESVAAPRRSSSPLPSCNQPSNLTSPLTLKARLSTKSFLEHSRINKAQLSDSLINSTITSDCTLTNSITDSGFLSKNSSEEFTNHLISGDDSTSFLSTAQILPLNKEWGSDEEYLSLPYKLNELEDLARQLENLSAHLDESADVTGVNVTTRDVDVHDGGAQDILSDLGGSSRDLTQLYRQQGSEPINTCDYSESEDAVMELKKATDFIRKLGRWPGSRLTNQQFPQVTEEKQNGDCLLIHIQNFSTKLEEMVQWLYKVAETTDNWTPPQPEMESIKSSLDVCMAFKNDVNEHRELTESVLKSGEILLKSVIDTTPVLKETLDLIARQSKKLNGHAAHLYSSVLTAMNMVKDDLETKQRELEAAGLERQLSPVLDVPVIFLSRPQTRDYQEGEAYQVGSFVTYILLRSLEDVHFHSK; the protein is encoded by the exons GGTGTTGCCATGCAGGAGAAGAATAGAAGATATTCCATCCCAACCTCCGGTAATTTGTCAAGAGTGGAACGACCACAAAGACTGAATGCCAAAGGAACAGACTCCCTGACTAATGAACCAATCCGGCCTTTCTCACCGCCTTCGGTTTCTCAAACATACAGACCCTCTGGTAGATTTGATCTGCAGGTGACGAGGCCCAGCATTTCACCCACGCCGCCTCCCAACAACAATGAGATTGACAGACCGAGCAGTCGAAGGTGCCTGTCCACTCCAAAACACAATACTTGTCTGGATACTTCTACTTTCTCTCAACATTTGCCAAAAAGAGAGACCATGCTAAGCATTCAAGATGTGAAGTTGTGCAAACATACATCATTAGGCCAACTTTCCAATGGATGCCACACCTCTGCTGACTTTAGTACGGAACCCCTGCATAGAAAAGAAATGCTCCCTTGCATATCAGAATACTGGGCATCCAGAATTCCTGATTATTTTAAAGCATTTAGAGATCGGACTTTGCCGGACTGGGATCCTGATGAGGAATATCAGGCCTTGCTTGACTTCACTTATCCCTTAAGACCATTGAATTTTACCTCCAAGGACTTGTTAGATGGTGAAGATCTGTCCTGTGGGTCATGTTTTAAGGATCCGGGCATTGTAGCTGATGGGTCTTTGTTGTCCCCTGCCAATACACTAACATCAAAGAGTACGTTGACCTTGCCTGCTTACCAGACCAGCAGCAGTGACATTGCTAATCCATCCTGGGCCTACAACAACCTCAGAGAATCTGTTGCTGCTCCTCGACGCTCCTCCAGTCCTTTGCCTTCATGTAATCAGCCTTCCAATTTGACTTCTCCTCTGACTTTAAAAGCACGACTATCTACCAAATCTTTTTTGGAACATTCCAGAATCAATAAAGCACAACTTTCTGACAGTTTGATTAACAGTACAATCACATCTGATTGCACATTGACCAATTCTATTACCGATTCTGGTTTTCTGTCCAAGAACTCAAGTGAAGAATTTACCAACCACTTAATATCTGGAGACGACTCCACCAGCTTCTTGTCCACTGCACAGATTCTTCCCTTAAATAAAGAATGGGGGAGCGATGAGGAATACCTGAGCCTTCCATATAAGCTTAATGAGCTCGAGGATTTAGCTCGGCAATTGGAGAATCTCTCTGCTCATTTGGATGAGTCGGCCGATGTGACCGGAGTAAATGTGACAACGAGGGACGTGGACGTTCACGATGGAGGCGCTCAGGACATCCTCTCTGACCTTGGCGGCAGCAGCCGTGACCTCACTCAGTTGTATCGCCAACAAGGAAGTGAGCCCATAAACACATGTGACTATTCAGAGAGTGAAGATGCAGTCATGGAATTGAAAAAGGCCACAGACTTTATAAGGAAGCTTGGCCGGTGGCCTGGCTCACGGTTGACTAATCAGCAATTCCCACAAGTCACTGAGGAGAAGCAAAATGGTGACTGCCTTCTCATCCATATACAG AACTTCAGCACCAAGCTGGAAGAAATGGTGCAGTGGTTGTATAAAGTTGCAGAGACCACAGACAACTGGACCCCACCACAGCCTGAGATGGAAAGCATAAAGTCCTCTCTGGATGTGTGTATG GCTTTTAAGAATGATGTTAATGAACACAGAGAGCTGACTGAATCCGTATTAAAATCTGGAGAAATTCTGCTCAAGTCAGTGATCGATACCACCCCAG TTCTTAAGGAGACACTTGATTTGATAGCAAGACAATCCAAGAAACTCAATGGACATGCTGCACATCTGTACTCGTCTGTTCTCACAGCCATGAATATGGTCAAAGATGACCTGGAAACCAAGCAAcgtgaacttgaagctgctggcTTGGAGAGGCAGTTGTCACCG
- the cep68 gene encoding centrosomal protein of 68 kDa isoform X2 produces the protein MSSQFGSHSLTSRSKQGVAMQEKNRRYSIPTSGNLSRVERPQRLNAKGTDSLTNEPIRPFSPPSVSQTYRPSGRFDLQVTRPSISPTPPPNNNEIDRPSSRRCLSTPKHNTCLDTSTFSQHLPKRETMLSIQDVKLCKHTSLGQLSNGCHTSADFSTEPLHRKEMLPCISEYWASRIPDYFKAFRDRTLPDWDPDEEYQALLDFTYPLRPLNFTSKDLLDGEDLSCGSCFKDPGIVADGSLLSPANTLTSKSTLTLPAYQTSSSDIANPSWAYNNLRESVAAPRRSSSPLPSCNQPSNLTSPLTLKARLSTKSFLEHSRINKAQLSDSLINSTITSDCTLTNSITDSGFLSKNSSEEFTNHLISGDDSTSFLSTAQILPLNKEWGSDEEYLSLPYKLNELEDLARQLENLSAHLDESADVTGVNVTTRDVDVHDGGAQDILSDLGGSSRDLTQLYRQQGSEPINTCDYSESEDAVMELKKATDFIRKLGRWPGSRLTNQQFPQVTEEKQNGDCLLIHIQNFSTKLEEMVQWLYKVAETTDNWTPPQPEMESIKSSLDVCMAFKNDVNEHRELTESVLKSGEILLKSVIDTTPVLKETLDLIARQSKKLNGHAAHLYSSVLTAMNMVKDDLETKQRELEAAGLERQLSPTEDCKWL, from the exons GGTGTTGCCATGCAGGAGAAGAATAGAAGATATTCCATCCCAACCTCCGGTAATTTGTCAAGAGTGGAACGACCACAAAGACTGAATGCCAAAGGAACAGACTCCCTGACTAATGAACCAATCCGGCCTTTCTCACCGCCTTCGGTTTCTCAAACATACAGACCCTCTGGTAGATTTGATCTGCAGGTGACGAGGCCCAGCATTTCACCCACGCCGCCTCCCAACAACAATGAGATTGACAGACCGAGCAGTCGAAGGTGCCTGTCCACTCCAAAACACAATACTTGTCTGGATACTTCTACTTTCTCTCAACATTTGCCAAAAAGAGAGACCATGCTAAGCATTCAAGATGTGAAGTTGTGCAAACATACATCATTAGGCCAACTTTCCAATGGATGCCACACCTCTGCTGACTTTAGTACGGAACCCCTGCATAGAAAAGAAATGCTCCCTTGCATATCAGAATACTGGGCATCCAGAATTCCTGATTATTTTAAAGCATTTAGAGATCGGACTTTGCCGGACTGGGATCCTGATGAGGAATATCAGGCCTTGCTTGACTTCACTTATCCCTTAAGACCATTGAATTTTACCTCCAAGGACTTGTTAGATGGTGAAGATCTGTCCTGTGGGTCATGTTTTAAGGATCCGGGCATTGTAGCTGATGGGTCTTTGTTGTCCCCTGCCAATACACTAACATCAAAGAGTACGTTGACCTTGCCTGCTTACCAGACCAGCAGCAGTGACATTGCTAATCCATCCTGGGCCTACAACAACCTCAGAGAATCTGTTGCTGCTCCTCGACGCTCCTCCAGTCCTTTGCCTTCATGTAATCAGCCTTCCAATTTGACTTCTCCTCTGACTTTAAAAGCACGACTATCTACCAAATCTTTTTTGGAACATTCCAGAATCAATAAAGCACAACTTTCTGACAGTTTGATTAACAGTACAATCACATCTGATTGCACATTGACCAATTCTATTACCGATTCTGGTTTTCTGTCCAAGAACTCAAGTGAAGAATTTACCAACCACTTAATATCTGGAGACGACTCCACCAGCTTCTTGTCCACTGCACAGATTCTTCCCTTAAATAAAGAATGGGGGAGCGATGAGGAATACCTGAGCCTTCCATATAAGCTTAATGAGCTCGAGGATTTAGCTCGGCAATTGGAGAATCTCTCTGCTCATTTGGATGAGTCGGCCGATGTGACCGGAGTAAATGTGACAACGAGGGACGTGGACGTTCACGATGGAGGCGCTCAGGACATCCTCTCTGACCTTGGCGGCAGCAGCCGTGACCTCACTCAGTTGTATCGCCAACAAGGAAGTGAGCCCATAAACACATGTGACTATTCAGAGAGTGAAGATGCAGTCATGGAATTGAAAAAGGCCACAGACTTTATAAGGAAGCTTGGCCGGTGGCCTGGCTCACGGTTGACTAATCAGCAATTCCCACAAGTCACTGAGGAGAAGCAAAATGGTGACTGCCTTCTCATCCATATACAG AACTTCAGCACCAAGCTGGAAGAAATGGTGCAGTGGTTGTATAAAGTTGCAGAGACCACAGACAACTGGACCCCACCACAGCCTGAGATGGAAAGCATAAAGTCCTCTCTGGATGTGTGTATG GCTTTTAAGAATGATGTTAATGAACACAGAGAGCTGACTGAATCCGTATTAAAATCTGGAGAAATTCTGCTCAAGTCAGTGATCGATACCACCCCAG TTCTTAAGGAGACACTTGATTTGATAGCAAGACAATCCAAGAAACTCAATGGACATGCTGCACATCTGTACTCGTCTGTTCTCACAGCCATGAATATGGTCAAAGATGACCTGGAAACCAAGCAAcgtgaacttgaagctgctggcTTGGAGAGGCAGTTGTCACCG actgaagaTTGCAAGTGGCTTTGA